The following are encoded in a window of Roseimaritima ulvae genomic DNA:
- a CDS encoding DUF2891 domain-containing protein, with translation MQAEDSTAVSFDQLDPHAASAWARLVLTSVDTEFPNKMSLVYVDASQVKTPRQNFPAFYGCFDWHSSVHGHWVLARLLRTVPDLPEAEPIRATLDRHLSKANLEQEAAFFARDEHKSFERMYGWAWFLRLTMELDGWDDADGRRWRENLRPLEQLLRKRIAAYLPLLSYPIRVGQHTDTAFALGQLFDYAHAVDDPELAALVAKSARTFYRDDKNYPVAYEPSGHDFFSSCWNEADLMRRLLPADEFARWLDAFVPNAASQLTDGTIQPVQVTDVTDGKLVHLAGLNLSRAWCLRAVAEALPEGHPLKQPLRESALRHLQAGVAYVNSGHYEGDHWLATFALYAITESGRRAP, from the coding sequence GTGCAGGCGGAAGACTCCACCGCCGTTTCCTTCGATCAGCTCGATCCCCACGCGGCCAGTGCCTGGGCTAGATTGGTTTTGACCAGTGTTGATACCGAATTTCCTAACAAGATGTCGCTGGTGTACGTCGACGCCAGTCAAGTCAAAACGCCGCGGCAAAATTTTCCTGCGTTCTACGGTTGCTTCGATTGGCATAGCAGTGTGCACGGACATTGGGTGCTGGCTCGGCTACTGCGGACGGTTCCGGATTTGCCCGAAGCGGAACCGATTCGTGCCACGCTTGATCGCCATCTTAGCAAGGCCAACCTGGAACAAGAGGCCGCGTTTTTTGCCCGTGACGAGCATAAGTCCTTTGAGCGGATGTATGGCTGGGCGTGGTTTTTAAGGCTGACGATGGAACTCGACGGCTGGGATGATGCCGACGGCCGGCGGTGGCGAGAAAACCTGCGTCCGCTCGAACAATTACTGCGCAAACGCATCGCGGCCTACCTCCCGTTGTTGTCTTATCCGATTCGTGTCGGCCAACATACCGATACCGCCTTCGCGCTTGGGCAGCTGTTCGATTACGCCCACGCGGTGGACGATCCAGAGCTGGCTGCGCTGGTTGCCAAATCGGCCAGGACTTTTTATCGCGACGACAAAAATTATCCGGTCGCCTACGAACCCTCCGGCCACGACTTCTTTTCCTCATGTTGGAACGAAGCCGATTTGATGCGGCGGCTACTGCCCGCTGATGAGTTCGCTCGATGGCTTGATGCGTTTGTACCCAACGCCGCCTCGCAGCTGACCGATGGCACGATTCAACCGGTGCAAGTGACCGATGTCACCGATGGGAAACTGGTTCACCTGGCCGGCTTGAATTTAAGCCGTGCCTGGTGCTTGCGGGCCGTGGCCGAGGCGCTGCCCGAGGGCCATCCGCTGAAGCAACCGCTGCGGGAAAGTGCGCTGCGGCACCTGCAAGCCGGCGTGGCGTACGTCAACAGTGGGCACTACGAGGGCGATCACTGGTTGGCCACATTTGCTCTGTATGCGATCACCGAAAGCGGACGCCGCGCACCGTAA
- a CDS encoding SGNH/GDSL hydrolase family protein → MNVIRLLVAALVISSGAVSLADDYPLRDAVECHPRGGLPNFLAKVDAGEAVKVAYLGGSITAAPGWRVQSLEWLREQYPQASFAEIHAAIGGTGSDLGVFRLQRDALRHQPDLLFVEFAVNDGGTSPEQIHKAMEGIVRQTWQANPHTDICFVYTLTIKMLPDLQAGKMPRAASAMEELADHYGIPSIHFGVEVARMEAAGELTFKGAKPKDVVAAKPLLFSTDGVHPLVQTGHPLYVQAIQRSWPKFQHASGKPAAHELIEPLREDNWQAARLVPIRADMLTGSWEKLPTDHTLSKRFQRNMPELYQATAPGAKLSFTFKGTAAGVFDILGPDGGQLSVRRDDAEPVMRNRIDGYCTYHRMAKLNVGTDLEPGTHSVEITLTPTQLDKREILFERNRANLDADPKKYQDHTWYASSLMVIGEVE, encoded by the coding sequence ATGAACGTTATACGATTGCTTGTTGCCGCCCTGGTTATTTCAAGCGGTGCGGTTTCCCTGGCCGACGACTATCCGCTTCGCGATGCCGTGGAATGCCATCCCCGCGGTGGCCTGCCGAATTTTCTGGCCAAGGTCGACGCCGGCGAAGCCGTTAAAGTGGCTTACCTGGGCGGTAGTATCACCGCCGCGCCAGGCTGGCGTGTGCAGTCCTTGGAGTGGTTGCGGGAGCAGTACCCGCAGGCGTCGTTTGCGGAAATCCATGCGGCGATCGGTGGCACCGGTTCCGACCTTGGCGTGTTTCGGCTGCAGCGCGATGCCCTTCGCCATCAACCGGATCTGTTATTCGTCGAATTTGCCGTTAATGATGGCGGTACATCGCCGGAACAGATTCACAAAGCGATGGAAGGCATCGTGCGGCAGACCTGGCAAGCCAATCCGCACACCGACATCTGTTTTGTCTATACGCTGACCATCAAAATGTTGCCGGACCTGCAAGCCGGCAAAATGCCGCGGGCGGCCAGTGCCATGGAAGAACTCGCCGATCACTACGGGATTCCGTCGATCCACTTTGGTGTCGAAGTCGCACGCATGGAGGCGGCCGGTGAGTTGACGTTTAAGGGCGCGAAGCCGAAAGACGTGGTCGCCGCCAAGCCGCTGCTGTTTTCCACCGACGGCGTGCATCCGCTGGTCCAAACCGGGCATCCGCTGTACGTGCAAGCTATCCAGCGGTCGTGGCCCAAGTTCCAACATGCCAGCGGCAAACCCGCTGCGCACGAACTGATCGAACCGCTGCGGGAGGATAACTGGCAAGCTGCTCGCCTGGTGCCCATTCGTGCCGATATGTTGACCGGCAGTTGGGAAAAGCTGCCCACCGACCATACGCTTTCCAAACGCTTTCAACGCAACATGCCCGAACTGTATCAAGCGACTGCACCGGGGGCTAAGTTGTCGTTCACATTCAAGGGAACCGCGGCCGGGGTGTTCGATATCCTGGGCCCCGACGGAGGGCAGTTAAGCGTCCGACGAGACGATGCCGAGCCGGTGATGCGAAATCGTATCGACGGCTACTGCACCTACCACCGCATGGCCAAGCTGAACGTGGGCACCGATCTGGAGCCCGGCACGCATAGCGTGGAGATCACCCTAACGCCCACGCAGCTGGACAAACGCGAAATTCTGTTCGAACGCAACCGAGCGAACCTGGATGCCGACCCGAAAAAGTATCAAGACCACACCTGGTACGCATCGTCACTAATGGTGATCGGCGAGGTCGAGTAG
- a CDS encoding GDSL-type esterase/lipase family protein — protein MIYSPPLRTVLLGCLPLLWAAMGWAAPPAADWFPQAKPWSQGDGESHHVATVEELFTAVGKVRPGDSILVADGHYRLPRYFEITTDNVTLRSASGNRDRVILDGAGSRHGELLGITGCQGVTIADLTIQNVKYNGIKLNSDRGVQRVTVHNCVLHNIWQRGVKAPGLRENAKQLSPRDCRVQFCLFYNDRPKQFSDDETDTPQTFNGNYIGGIDVKNTTNWTISDNVFIGIQGRTREGRGCIYISEDGRNCVIERNVFLNCDIGIALGNPSLEYSARHAVDCVVQNNLVSDCPETGILACYSKDCQIRNNTVFNPDSSLGRLIWVQNVNDGLQVENNLLVGPPLRVTSDSRIKQQRNIVLASQAELQKLSATAAGQTALTSAKVRDAIALPAQHAAKQAARQAAMMKPGVQRPEVIAAMRKVHQGFEGQTGYVAQFGDSITYSMAFWTPIGWDSPDQYLAVDDGWPKTPKNARWRDYVKGTRDKGPEHGNYSGWKVGQLNRAIDGALAKHNPEVAIIMIGTNDISGGKLPASYPQQLRDVVQKCLDQRCVPILNTIPPRRGHEDAVAAANQTIRDLAKQMSVPLADFHAECVRLRPEQTWDGTLISGDGVHPSGGKSNVYTPDNLSQCGYALRNWVNFLVLRQIYTQVLEQD, from the coding sequence ATGATCTATTCGCCGCCTCTACGAACCGTGTTGCTGGGATGCTTGCCTTTGCTGTGGGCAGCAATGGGCTGGGCAGCGCCACCCGCAGCGGATTGGTTTCCCCAAGCCAAACCGTGGTCGCAGGGTGACGGTGAGTCGCATCACGTGGCCACGGTGGAAGAACTGTTCACCGCGGTCGGCAAAGTCCGACCCGGCGATTCGATACTGGTCGCCGATGGCCACTACCGGCTGCCACGCTATTTCGAAATCACCACCGACAACGTCACGCTGCGAAGCGCCTCGGGCAATCGTGATCGCGTCATCCTCGATGGCGCGGGCAGTCGCCACGGAGAACTGTTGGGTATCACCGGTTGCCAAGGCGTGACGATCGCGGATCTAACGATTCAAAACGTCAAATACAACGGCATCAAATTGAACTCCGATCGCGGTGTCCAGCGTGTGACCGTGCACAACTGTGTGCTGCACAACATTTGGCAACGAGGTGTCAAAGCCCCGGGGCTGCGCGAAAACGCAAAGCAACTCAGCCCCCGCGATTGCCGCGTGCAATTTTGTCTGTTCTACAACGATCGCCCCAAACAGTTTTCCGACGACGAAACCGACACACCGCAAACTTTCAACGGCAACTACATCGGCGGCATCGACGTCAAGAACACCACCAACTGGACGATCAGTGACAACGTGTTCATCGGCATCCAAGGCCGCACCCGCGAAGGCCGTGGCTGTATCTATATCTCCGAAGACGGTCGCAACTGTGTGATCGAACGAAACGTTTTTCTTAACTGTGACATTGGCATCGCCTTGGGCAATCCTTCGCTGGAGTACTCCGCCCGGCACGCCGTCGACTGTGTGGTTCAAAACAACTTGGTCTCGGATTGTCCGGAGACCGGAATTCTTGCTTGCTACAGCAAAGATTGTCAGATTCGCAACAATACGGTTTTCAATCCGGATAGTTCGCTGGGACGGTTGATCTGGGTTCAGAACGTTAACGACGGTTTGCAGGTCGAGAACAATCTGTTGGTTGGGCCACCGCTTCGAGTGACCAGCGATAGCCGAATCAAGCAGCAACGCAACATTGTGCTGGCTTCTCAGGCCGAGCTGCAGAAGTTATCAGCGACCGCGGCCGGACAAACCGCGTTGACGTCCGCGAAGGTTCGCGATGCGATCGCCTTACCCGCGCAGCATGCGGCCAAACAAGCCGCCCGGCAAGCCGCGATGATGAAACCCGGCGTCCAGCGTCCGGAAGTGATTGCGGCGATGCGCAAGGTGCACCAGGGCTTCGAAGGCCAAACCGGCTACGTCGCCCAGTTCGGCGATTCGATCACCTACTCGATGGCCTTCTGGACTCCGATCGGCTGGGACTCGCCCGATCAGTACCTGGCGGTTGACGACGGATGGCCCAAGACTCCCAAGAACGCTCGCTGGCGCGACTACGTCAAAGGCACTCGAGACAAGGGCCCCGAACACGGGAACTACTCCGGCTGGAAGGTCGGCCAATTGAATCGCGCGATCGACGGCGCGCTGGCGAAACATAATCCGGAAGTGGCGATCATCATGATCGGCACCAACGACATCTCCGGTGGCAAACTACCGGCAAGCTACCCACAGCAGTTGCGCGACGTCGTACAGAAGTGTCTCGACCAACGCTGCGTGCCGATCCTCAATACGATTCCTCCACGGCGCGGCCACGAAGACGCCGTTGCGGCGGCCAACCAAACGATTCGCGACCTAGCCAAGCAGATGTCGGTTCCGCTGGCCGACTTCCATGCCGAATGTGTGCGACTGCGCCCGGAGCAAACCTGGGATGGCACGTTGATCTCCGGCGATGGAGTGCACCCCAGCGGCGGCAAGTCCAACGTCTACACGCCCGACAACCTCAGCCAATGCGGATACGCGCTGCGCAACTGGGTGAACTTCCTGGTCCTGCGGCAGATCTACACTCAGGTGCTGGAACAAGACTAA